The following proteins are encoded in a genomic region of Stutzerimonas stutzeri:
- a CDS encoding alpha/beta fold hydrolase has protein sequence MSQPIVLHCRDGYRLEAQLWLPAGQARGSVIVSSATGVLARYYARYAGFLREQGYAVLTYDYRGIGGSRPASLRGFRMRWCDWGDYDFDAAVRWMRARDPDGLLVAVGHSIGGFLPGFASAATEVDRFLSVGAQYAYWRDYAAAHRWRMFVKWHLFMPSVTALYGYFPGRRLGWLEDLPAGVAREWAFRRAKLEHSYPHPERERILQRFAAVRAPILAVSMTDDEYGTLPAIERGLSYYRNSRCEHVRLSPAEWGLERVGHFDLFHVRHRQGFWQATLTWIGEGRNPWATAAVESTACVVG, from the coding sequence ATGTCCCAGCCTATTGTCCTGCACTGCCGCGATGGCTATCGACTCGAGGCGCAGCTCTGGCTACCCGCCGGCCAGGCGCGCGGCTCGGTGATCGTCAGCAGTGCCACCGGTGTCCTGGCCCGTTATTACGCGCGATACGCCGGCTTTCTGCGCGAGCAGGGGTATGCCGTGCTGACCTACGACTACCGCGGCATCGGCGGGTCGCGGCCAGCCAGCCTGCGCGGCTTTCGCATGCGCTGGTGCGACTGGGGCGACTATGACTTCGATGCCGCCGTGCGCTGGATGCGCGCGCGCGACCCGGACGGCCTGTTGGTGGCGGTCGGGCACAGCATCGGCGGCTTCCTGCCGGGTTTCGCCAGCGCGGCCACCGAGGTCGACCGCTTTCTCAGCGTCGGCGCGCAATACGCCTACTGGCGCGATTACGCGGCCGCGCACCGCTGGCGGATGTTCGTCAAATGGCACCTGTTCATGCCGAGCGTGACGGCGCTGTACGGCTATTTTCCCGGCCGCCGTCTTGGCTGGCTGGAAGACCTGCCAGCCGGCGTCGCGCGGGAGTGGGCGTTTCGCCGCGCGAAGCTGGAACACAGCTACCCCCACCCTGAACGCGAGCGGATCTTACAGCGCTTTGCCGCGGTCCGCGCACCGATCCTGGCGGTGAGCATGACCGATGACGAATACGGCACGCTGCCGGCCATCGAGCGCGGGCTGAGCTATTACCGCAACAGTCGTTGCGAGCATGTGCGGCTGAGCCCCGCCGAGTGGGGGCTGGAGCGTGTCGGGCACTTCGATCTCTTTCACGTGCGCCACCGGCAGGGCTTCTGGCAGGCAACGCTGACGTGGATAGGCGAGGGTCGCAATCCCTGGGCCACCGCAGCCGTCGAGTCGACGGCATGTGTGGTTGGCTGA